The Elusimicrobiales bacterium DNA segment CGCAGCGCCGCGGCGCCGCCGCGCCCGCCGTCGGTCAGGACAAGCAGGGTTATTCTGCAGCCGGGGCCCGCCATTTTGCAGAGCGTTCCCCCGCAGCCGAACTCTATGTCGTCAGGGTGCGCGCCTATGCAGAGTATGTTCATTTCGGCGAAGCCTCCTCGGAGCAGTCCGCAAGCAGCGCTTCCGTTATCGTTTTTGCGCCGGACATGGAGGCATTCAGCAGCGCCAGATGGCAGATATTGTTGATGCTGCGCGGAATGCCGCCGCTCATTCGCGCGATGGCCGCGATATTATCTTCCGAAAATATGTTCTGATCGCCGCCGGCGTAAATGAGCCGTCCGCGTATATAGTGGCCCGTCCCCTCCTGCGAAAGCGGCACGAGGCCGCATTTTATGGCGACGCGCTGGTTGAGCTGCTTGTTGCGCTCCACCATTTCCCACAATTCGTTCTGTCCGGAGAATATAAGTGTCAGCAGATAGTCGCTGTCGGTCTGGAAATTCAGCAGCAGGCGCAGTTCTTCAAAAATATCAATGTCATTTATGGAATGCGCCTCGTCCACCATGATGACGCAATGCCTGCCCTCCTCCGCCGAGGAGGAAAGTTCGTTTTCCAGTCTCGCCAGCACATCGTATTTGGAGGAAGGCGGTTCCTCTTCCGTGAAACCGTGCAGAATGGCGCGTAGTATATCCAGCGCGGACAGGCGCGGATTGTTCACGAAAGCGAATTTGCAGCCTTTAGGCTCAAGCTCAAAGCGCAGCCTGCGCAGCACCAGCGTTTTGCCGCAGCCGTAGGTGCCGGCCATCAGGGCGCAGGCCCTTTTCTCCTGCACGGCGTACATCAGCCGGGACAGGGCTTCTATATGCTTTTCCGAGGCTATGAAATTGCGCGGGTCCGGCGTATTCTCAAAAGGCAGAAGCTTGAGCCCCCAGAATTTTTCGTACATAATAAGGGATTATACACATAAAATAGCGCGGCTGTGCGAAATAAAACATATTAGTGTACATACCCTTAACGCATTATTGTCTGGTATTGGTGAAACTCATAGACTATATAAGGGCGATATTCCTGCGTGGCATGTTATAATCCGGGAAAAAGTCGTCTGGAGCAGGTTATGAAATTCTCTTCCTTGTACAACAGGGACAATGACAGCGGCGGGACGAAATCGAATGACAACGTCGCGAGGGCTTCAGGCGAGTCCAAATCCCTGCCGTCCGGACGTCCGTCCGCACCGGCGAAGCCGTCCTCGTTTGTGTGCGCGGAGACGGCTGAAAAGACTGCGGCGCACGCTGTCTACGCGCTGCTGCTGGACCGTGTCGCGCAGTTGCTTTACGCCAGCGCGGGGAAGCAGCCGCTGTCCCTGAATTCGCATGACGCCGTTTTCTGCGAGTTGATGAACGTCCTGTCCGCCGGGAATCCGTATCTGCTTGTGCTGACGCTGAAGTATCCCTCGGTGCGTCCGTTCCTGCCATACCATATTGTGAACGCAGTCATTCTGGCGTGCCATCTGGGCATGAAGCTTAAACTTGCGGAGCAGGACCTTAAAGTGCTGTTTTTCACCACAATGCTCCATGATGTGGGAATGACGCGGGTAAGCCACCTTGCCAACGAACCGCGCGCGCTTACCACCGCGGAATACGAGGAAATCAAAACCCATGTGGTCTACAGCATGGAAGTAGTGAAGGCGCTGCTGGCCGAGAATCCCTGGCTGATGGAAAGCGTGCTTCAGGAGATTATCTACGTTCACGAGCGCATTGACGGGCTCGGCTATCCCCGCGGTTTCACCAAGGAAAAAATCAGAACCCTGGGCCAAATCATAGCGGTTACCGACACCTACGAGGCCATGTGCCATGAACGGCCCTGGCGCAAGCCGCTGCTGCCGCAGGACGTAACCCGCCATATAATCAAAGGTAGCGGAACGCAGTTCAGGCCGGATATAGTGAAATCGGTGACGGAGACATTTACGATATTCCCGCCCGGCTCATGGGTTGAGCTTTCCTCCGGCGACATCGGACATGTTATGGACACCAACGCCGGATATCTGACACGTCCCAAGGTATTCATAACCAAAAGCTCCACTGCGGGCTGCTCGGTGATAGACTTGCTGGGCAATCCGCTACTGCACATAGTCAGGCAGCTTCCGTATCTAGAGAGAAACGACGCCTCGCCCGTAGCTTTCAAATATCCTCCGGCAGGCGCGCAGCAGGACGTTTAGCGGCCTGGCGACCCGGCGCAGGACGGGGGATGCTTTCATTTTCTCTTCCAGGACATGCGCGGGGGGAAAGGCCGCGCGCCAGACAAGCGCCGGTTTATAAGCTGCGGGAAGAATATACTCGTACATAACGCCGCCGTCGCCGCGCGCCGCGCGCAGGAAAAGCGCCAGCATAGGCCGCTGAAGCGGCGCAAGCGCGAATTT contains these protein-coding regions:
- a CDS encoding AAA family ATPase; amino-acid sequence: MYEKFWGLKLLPFENTPDPRNFIASEKHIEALSRLMYAVQEKRACALMAGTYGCGKTLVLRRLRFELEPKGCKFAFVNNPRLSALDILRAILHGFTEEEPPSSKYDVLARLENELSSSAEEGRHCVIMVDEAHSINDIDIFEELRLLLNFQTDSDYLLTLIFSGQNELWEMVERNKQLNQRVAIKCGLVPLSQEGTGHYIRGRLIYAGGDQNIFSEDNIAAIARMSGGIPRSINNICHLALLNASMSGAKTITEALLADCSEEASPK
- a CDS encoding HD domain-containing phosphohydrolase, producing the protein MKFSSLYNRDNDSGGTKSNDNVARASGESKSLPSGRPSAPAKPSSFVCAETAEKTAAHAVYALLLDRVAQLLYASAGKQPLSLNSHDAVFCELMNVLSAGNPYLLVLTLKYPSVRPFLPYHIVNAVILACHLGMKLKLAEQDLKVLFFTTMLHDVGMTRVSHLANEPRALTTAEYEEIKTHVVYSMEVVKALLAENPWLMESVLQEIIYVHERIDGLGYPRGFTKEKIRTLGQIIAVTDTYEAMCHERPWRKPLLPQDVTRHIIKGSGTQFRPDIVKSVTETFTIFPPGSWVELSSGDIGHVMDTNAGYLTRPKVFITKSSTAGCSVIDLLGNPLLHIVRQLPYLERNDASPVAFKYPPAGAQQDV